The following nucleotide sequence is from Pleurodeles waltl isolate 20211129_DDA chromosome 8, aPleWal1.hap1.20221129, whole genome shotgun sequence.
tgtaggttcatcaagatccctaggtacccagagccaataaatgagctgcaccttgcaatggcttttcattctataccgggtatacagcaattcatttgctgagatataaagagtgaaaaataggtatcaagaaaacctttgtatttccaaaatgggcataagataaggtattgagcagcagaggttatttgcccatctctgaattacggggtgcccatactagcatgtgaattacaggtcatttctcaaatagacgtcttttttacacactgtcttacatttggaaggaaaaaatgtggagaaagacaaggggcaataacacttgttgtgctattctgtgttcccccaagtctctcgatacaaatggtacctcacttgcgtgggtaggcctaatgcacgcaacaggaaaggcaacatggacacatcacatttttacattgaaatatgacgtgttttttgcaaagtgcctagctgtagattttggcctctagctcagccggcacctagggaaacctacaaaacttgcacattttttaaaactagacacataggggaatccaggatgggctgacttgtggggctctgattaggttctgttacccagaatcctttgcaaacctcaaaatgtggccaaaaaaacactttttcctcacatttcggtgacagaaagttctggaatctgagaggagccacaaatttccttccacccagcgttcccccaagtctcccgataaaaatgatacctcacttgtgggggtaggcctagtgcccgcaacaggaaatgccccaaaacacaacatggacacatcacattttgacaaagaaaacagagctgttttttgcaaagtgcctagctgtggagtttggcctctagctcagcctgcacctaaggaaacctagcaaacctgcacagttttgaaaactagacacctaggggaatccaagattgggtgacttgtggggctctgatcaggttctgttacccagaatcctttgcaaacctcaaaatgtggccaaaaaaacaccttttcctcacatttctgtgacagaaagttctggaatctgagaggagccacaaatgtccttccacccagcgttcccccaagtctcccgataaaaatgatacctcacttgtgggggtaggcctaatgcctgtgacaggaatagatcacacaatggtcaatgttggtacttacatgaggcagctgttgaccctggggtgatccattccttacgcaggtgctaggtgtaggcactcaagtggggtagtgtttttatcaggacaggtgaggaatccctgggtggtaggaattttgtggatcgcagcatattcctgcagtttgtgtgacagaaatgcaagaaaaatagaatttttattcaacattttagctttgcagggttttctggataagaaaactttggggaatccacacaagtcacacctctgtggactcccccggatgtctagtttccagaaatgtttgggtttagtatgtttccctatatagctgccgaacccaggaccaaaaacccaggtgcctgccttacaaaaccagtttgttttgtgatagataattttgatgtctccacaatacaatttgggcagtggaattcggtgctgggctaaattggggagctcccaagagagttgtgcttgcgaagggacagcagaattgtcctcatcacctccctcataatttactggaaggagttattgaatgggactcctccaactgaaaaatcactcccagagtctgcgccattgtcctatccctcggacgctgtctcagtatctgctgtctcagtctctgatcctatgtcagagctgtcctctataaccagagtgacgtcagcagcagtcatccatcaagatgccatctctgctattggctaaactgttactctaaaacactagcctacatagacagtcacaaaattgctggtgtgtgtgtgatacgtgcaacagtagaggccactttacctacacttcttccctcaatcagcacgttctttcaagacactcaaacaccttgtcacataccattcgtcacagtctttagcacctcctgcgcccagtccaacaatcattattgatgcTCCCACTCCTGTGTCctactcctcggattccctcattaccacccagcaaaagtgcccctcatctctccatagccaccccccacctcgcacatacatttcatttgtattatagcacaggtagtggctgactttactaacgtactcagctatttacataaaatacagatttgctctttgcagtagtcatataaaccttctgcacttctttatggcactaaaactgccactagacaaaagtctgatccttttgtagcagaaacataatcacaagacttacttgacttctttattgctgcctaaaagctacagttgaaatgcgtcagttgaagtatgtgcactgcgttgaagacacaagctgcaactgcaagacaactggtggcaaatatttatatatatatatatatatatatatatatatatataagatatatatatatatatataagatatatatatagatcacttttatatgtgggtctggttttcctgggggccgattgcagcccccagggaaaccacacatgcactgacaaaagtgatatatatatatatatatatatatatagagagagagagagagagaaggagagagagagagatctatatagatatatctatctacatggatatatatatatatatatatatatatatatatatatatatatatatacagatatagatctatctatagatatatccatgtagatagacatatctatctacatggattgatatatatatatatatatatatatatatctatatatatatgtattttttttgggTAGTTGTAGGGTGCCCtaggggccaaaaaaaaaaaattagcccctgggggtggcgcgatcaCGCCCCCCCCGGGGGCCCCAACATTGAAACTGAAAAATATAGCCCCACAGGGGGTCACTCTGCctacggacgaccccctgtcaatttcctttttaaaaaaaataaaaaattagcccctgcgatcgccccccccccccccccagggggccacaacattgttaattaattaattaattttttaaattatgggccctggggggagggggggggggtggcccgttttactaggggggccaacccccccccccaagtgaaatccttggcgtctagtggtgtttcctggcctccGATCCCAGCTGTGCTGTGTTCGGGGaccaggaaacgcgttcaggaaggcctcgtatgaaaggggagactctcacctttcatacgaggccttcccaaacgtggggaaggccgtttggggcagtTTTCcaccatcggagcaggaagtggccctatggccacttcctgctccgatggggaaaacaacactgtgacgggtggggggtgggggggagacacggaagctcttccgtgtctcgcagggctaaaaaaaaaaaaatcctcgggtgcacctggtgtcggccactgctcgtgacccgcaccagggaggtagtgcaggcgtcggccagtggccgacgccctcaCTAAAGGGGTTAAGAGTTTTGGAGCCCTTTGCTTTCtctcacccagctgtctaagacagctgggttagagaagtttaaaatgcgcaTGTCAGCTGGCGGTCCCAAGACGGTCGGCCAaacggacatgcacactttaaacacagtgcacagctccctgctgccactcagcagtaaTTGCCCTGACCCGTCCAGACACTTCAGGACAGGTTgctgaaaaatgaaatggtaataaataaactttattaccatatCATTTTTCAGCTGCTCTAGGGGCATTTttccagtggggcaatgctcctccgctatGACAGAGGAGGTGCCCCTGGGAAGGGTTATTTAAAGCCGGGAACAGATCCCATTAGAGTCAATCAGTGTTGGGTGTGTTGCACATGATGCATAGACATTTGCTTCTGCacaagccaataggtctgcctaaGGAGTGTTTGTATTGCAATGCATAGATGTGAAGCATCCATGTGTTGCCATGGGACGTGCATTGATATCTCCCCTTGTAGCAGAGGCTGAAAGAAGCAGTAGCATTTAGAGACCTCCCTTTGCTCACCCCAAGTGGCAGGTAAGGACTGATGGAGGGAGCATAGGCAGCCATTCCTGAACAAGGACACATTTCTCAAGCATCATCAGGATTGATAGATGTGAGCACCAGCAGCAATGCCTGACAAAGGACACACTTCTCCAGTAGTGTCAGGACTGGAAGAGGTAGGACCAGCAACCAAGCAGGACTCAGGACACATCTCTCAACCACCATCAGGCCCGAAAGATTGAACCACCAGCAGCAATGCCTGACTCAGGACACACCTCTCATGCAAAGAAGGACCAGAAGAGGGAGCACGAGCAGCAATGCCTAACTGAGGACAAACCTCTCAAGCAGCGGCAAGACCGGAAGAGGGAGCACCAGCAGCAATGCCTGACTCAGAACACATCTCACAAGCAGCGTCCAGACCAGAAGCGGGAGCACCAGCAGCAATGCTTGACTCAGGACACATCTCTCAAGCAACGTCCAGACCAGAAGAGGGAGCACCAGCAGCAATTCCTGACTCAGGACACATCTCTCAAGCAGTGGACAGACCAGAAGAAGGAGCACCAGCAGGAATGCCTGACTCAGGAAACATCTCTTAAGCAGCGGACGGACTGGAAGAGGGAGCACCAGCAGCAATGCCTGACTCAGGACACATCTCTCAAGCAGTGTCCAGACCAGAATAGGGAGCACCAGCAGCAATGCCTGACTCAGGACACATCTCTCAAGCAGTGTCCAGACCAGAAGAGGGAGCACCAGCAGCAATGCCTGACTCAGGAAACATCTCTCAAGCATCAGCAGGACCGGAAGAGGGAGCACCAGCAGCAATGCCTGTCTCAGGACACATCTCTCAAGCATCAGCAGGACCGGAAGAGGGAGCACCAGCAGCAAAGCCTGACTCAGGACACATCTCTCAAGCAGCGGACGGACTGGGAGAGGGAGCACCAGCGGCAATGCCTGTCCCAGGACACATCTCTCAAGCATCAGCAGGACCGGAAGAGGAAGCACCAGCAGCAATGCCTGACTCAGGACACATCTCTCAAGCATCAGCAGGACCGGAAGAGGAAGCACCAGCAGCAATGCCTGACTCAGGACACATCTCTCAAGCATCAGCAGGACCGGAAGAGGGAGCACCAGCAGCAATTCCTGACTCAGGACACATCTCTCAAGCAGCGGACGGACTGGAAGAGGGAGCACCAGCAGCAATGCCTGTCTCATGACACATCTCTCAAGCAGTGGACAGACCAGAAGAAGGACCACCAGCAGGAATGCCTGACTCAGGAAACATCTCTCAAGCATCAGCAGGACCGGAAGAGGGAGCACCAGCAGCAATGCCTGTCTCAGGACACATCTCTCAAGCATCAGCAGGACCGGAAGAGGGAGCACCAGCAGCAATGCCTGACTCAGGACACATCTCTCAAGCAGCGGACGGACTGGAAGAGGGAGCACCAGCAGCAATGCCTGTCTCATGACACATCTCTTAAGCAGTGGCAGGACTGAAAGAGGTAGGACCAGCAGCAATACCTGACTCAGGTCATAcctctcaagcagcagagcagaagAGGGAGCACCAGCAGCAATTCCTGACCAATTACACACCTCTCAAGCAGAGCAGGACTGGAAGAGGTAGGACCAGCAGCAAAGCAGGACTCAGAATACATCTCTCAACCAGCATCACAGCCGAAAGATTGGACCACCAGAAGCAATGCCTGACTCAGGACACACTTCTCATGCAAAGAAGGACCAGAAGAGGGTGCACGAGCAGCAATGCCTGACTCGGGACACATCTGTTAAGCAGCGGCAGGACTGGAAGAGCGAGCACCAGCAGCAATGCCTGACTCAGGACATATCTCTCAAGCATGGACAGGACCGGAAGACGGAGAACCAGCAGCACTGCCTGACTCAGGACACATCTCTCAAGCATCAGCAGGACCAGAAGAGGGATCACCAGCAGCAATGCCTCACCCAGGACACATCTCTCAAGCAGTGGACGGACTGGAAGAGGGAGCACCAGCGGCAATGCCTGTCTCATGACACATCTATTAAGCAGCAAGAGTGAGAGAGGGAGCACAAGCAGCAATGTCTGATCAAAGACACTTCTCAAGCAGCATCAGGACTGAAAGATGTAAGCACCAGCAGCAATGCCTGATCCAGGATTCACATCTCATGCAGCAGCAGGACCGGAAGAGGTAGGACCAGCAGCAAAGCCAGAATCAGGACACATCTCTCAAGCAGCATCAGGACTGAAAGATGGGGCCACAAGCTGCAGTGGCTGACTGAGGACACACCTCTCAAGCAATGTTAGGACTAGACGAGGGAGCACCAGTGAATGATCAAGGACATACTTCTCAAGCagagcaggagcagaagaggtagGACCAGCAGCAAAGCCGGGCACATCTCTCAACAAGCATGAATGCCGACAGACTGGACCATCAGCAGCAATGCTCGACTCAGGACTTACTTCTCAAGCAGTGGCAGGACCTGAAGAGGTATCACAGCAGCACTGCCTGACTCAGGACACATCTCTCAAGCATCAGCAGGATTGGAAGAGGGACCACCAGCAGCAATGCCTGACTCAGGATACATCTCTCAAGCATCACAGGACCAGAAGAATGAGCACCCGCAGCAATGCCTGACTCAGGACACATCTCTTAGGCTGAGGCAGGACTGGCAGAGGGAACACCAGCAGCAATGTCTGACCAAAGACACTTCTCAAGCAGCATCAGGACCGAAAGATGTGAGCACCAGCAGCAAAGACTGACCCAGGATTCACATCTCAAGCACCAGCAGGACCGGAAGAGGGAGCACCAGCACCAGTGCCTGACTCAGGACACATCTCTCAAGCAGTGGCAGGACCGGACGAGGTATCACAGCAGCACTGCCTGACTCAGGACACATCTCTCAAGCATCAGCAGGATTGGAAGAGGGACCACCAGCAGCAATGCCTGACTCAGGATACATCTCTCAAGCATTGCAGGACCGGAAGGAGGAGCACCAGCAGCAACGCCTGACTCAGGACACATCTCTTAGGCAGAGGCAGGACTGGCAGAGGGAGCACCAGCAGCAATATCTGACCAAAGACACTTCTCAAGCAGCATCAGGACCAAAAGATGTGAACACCAGCAGCAAAGACTGACCCAGGACACATTGCTTAAGCAGCATTAGGACCAAAAGATGGGACCACCAGCAGCAATGCCTGACTGAGGTCACATCTCTCAAGTAACGTCAAGACCGGAAGAGGGAGCACCAGCAGCAATACCTGACTGAGGACATATCTCTCTAGAAGAGCAGGACCAGAAGAGGGAGCACCAGTGGCAATGCCTGACTCAGGACACATCTCTCAAGCACTGGCAGGACTAGAAGAGGGATCACCAGCAGCAATGCCTCACTCAGGACACAGCTCTCAAGCAGCGGCAGGACTGGAAGAGGGAATTCCATCAGCAATGCCCAGCGTACGTGCAACCCCTTGGGCCGCTGTGGATTGTGGATGCAGTGAGGCTGCTGATGGGGCCTAGTGGATTGCTAAAGCTACCGCATTGTTCATACAGGCAAACATTTTGCACCTGGTAAAAGGGAGATTTTGTAAAAGAAATTGGGGGAACCTATTTTCTTGATAGACTTACATGGAAGCAGAGACAATTTTAGGCAGTAGACAGTTAAACTGAAGCCAGTTAGGGCTTTAAAAATGAGGTGTCTCCACCTGAATGGGGTCTGTTGTCATGCATGATGGTTATATGTCAGAATATTGTATTGTATATTGTAACCTATATTGTATATTGTATAGTATTTCATATcatattttgtattgtatattaTATCATATTTCGTATTGTATAGTGCATCGTACACCATATCATATTTTGTATTGTATAGTGTATCATACACCATATCATATTTTGTATTGTATATCATATTGTATATCATGTTGTATTTCTTATAGTATTTTGTACCATATTTTGTATTGTATGTCGTCTCGTATATCATATCTTATTTTAAATTGTATAGCGTATCATATATCGTATCGCATATCATATTGTATAGCATATCACATATTGTATCATATTTCGTGAAATATTTCGGGTACTATTTcgtattgtattttgtattataTATCGTATTGTATATCGTATTGTGTTTCGTATTATTTATGGTTTATATTTCTTATGGTATATTGTATCATATATCGCATAGTATATCGTATCATATTTCGGATCATACCAGAAAATCATATTGATTTACTGGTACCACACCTGTTGGTCATTTAGTTCCCATACACCGTCaaggcactagaggggggatctatTATATTTTGAGGTTGGGAGGCTACATAAATGGCATGACcttgagggcacctctgcattaCTCTTATTATTGTTAGTGAGTCATGTGATCTTGGCGGGGCTGGTCGTCGCGCCCCTGGGAGTCAAAGCGTCTGCAGTGGGAGGAGCAGCAATACTGTCACATGACCCGTCAGCTCACTGGTGGTAGGGAAGCAACATGTGTGGCGGTGAGGAAACActggacagcagacctccatggtgACCATGGACCATGGACAGCAAGAGGTCCAGAGCAGATCTCACAAGGCTTCCACTTAGcactctctgatagaggaacaagGGACAGCAACAAAGAACAACTTGATCTATGTCCAGACATGACCATAGCTACAAGAGTTCTAACAAAGCCTGCAATGCTGTGGGTGAGGTGGAATATACTGTAGGGTTCAGTCAGAAATTGCTGTAACTGAGGTAGTAGACAGCAAAGCCATGCTGCAGCAGGTAATAACAATTGCATTTGTAAATGTTTGGTTTGCATTACAATTAACAACTTTTCAAGGTGAAtcacaaaataaatgtattaaagtaTTACACTCGAGAAACATCTGAACTTTTTCCATTcatagaaaaaaaattaaatggttTATATATTTAGTAGAGATAAACTATGTGAGTGGTAAAAACATCCTTACTAGGCATTACAGTACAAGAATATCTGTTCAAAGATGGTTGACAAGTttttctgtatgtatgtgtgtggtatttctatagtgcaaacgtAACCAAAGGGCAGCAGAGCGTTGTGCAGGGTcaaagtcaacaagtgataggagaggcAGCTGGGTGGTAGATAATTAATGCCTTGTGATGTAGTGCCCTTTAAAGAGGTGCGTCTTCAACTCTTCTCTTAGTTGGAGTAACGCTGTGGCGGTCCTGGTGGGTGGGGATGCTGTTTCATATCCTGGGTACATAAAGGGTAAaggcttgtttttctttctttttttacacttcttagtctgcagtctgatggtgtttcGGCTGTGAGTGCGAATCACCAGAGATGATTTGGTCTTTGAAAGCGGTTATTTGCACATTGCAGCAAGATCTGGCCTAGGTACACCAATTTCTGTCCTCACCCCATTGTGCACATTACTTTTGTAGGTATCAAACCTGTGAATAACCGGTCAGTGCTGCATCCACACTGGGGGAAATTAAGCCTTTCTCCCTCAAGCCAAAGTGGAATTACCCACACCCAACATGTCTGCCACCGCAAAGCATTCCAATATTATGTGGTCTAGTGTTCTGACTAATTGTGGTGCTTTATTGGTATGGTACCGTTGCAACAGTTCTTCTGGAAGAGCGTTGTCCAAAAACCCAACTAATATGCAGCTTACCCTGTAGTCACCCCAAGATTCTTGCAGCTCAGAAACCTACGGTGGGGATGAAGTATTTGTGCATCTGCTGCTCCAGAGTCACCTTAATtaattagtgtaggaggctggactggcttgtagtgagtaccaaggggtacttgcaccttgcaccaggcccagttatcccttattagtgtatagggtgtctagcagcttaggctgatagataatggtagcttagcagagcagcttaggctgaactaggagacgtgtgaagctactacagtaccacttagtgtcatatgcacaatatcataagaaaacacaatacacagttatactaaaaataaaggtactttatttttatgacaatatgccaaagtatcttagagtgtaccctcagtgagaggataggaaatatacacaagatatatatacacaatagcaaaaatatgcagtatagtcttagaaaacagtgcaaacaatgtatagttacaataggatgcaatggggaaacatagggataggggcaacacaaaccatatactccagaagtggaatgtgaaccacgaatggaccccaaacctatgtgaccttgtagagggtcgctgggactattagaaaatagtgagagttagaaaaataaccctccccaagaccctgaaaagtgagtgcaaagtgcactaaagttcccctaaggacaaaagagtcgtgttagaggaataatgcaggaaagacacaaaccagcaatgcaacaactgtggatttccaatctagggtacctgtggaacaaggggaccaagtccaaaagtcacaagcaagtcgtagatgggcagatgcccaggaaatgccagctgcgggtgcaaagaagcttcgactggacagaagaagctgaggtttctgcaggaacgaaaagggctagagacttcccctttggtggacggatccctctagccttggagagtcgtgcagaagtgttttcccgccggaaggacgccaacaagccttgctacacgcaaatcgcgcgtttggcgtttttggacgctgctggggcccaggagggaccaggaggtcgcaaattggacctgcagagagaggggacgtcgagcaagacaagagccctcactgaagcaggtagcacccggagaagtgccagaaataggcactacaaggatgcgtgaaacagtgctcgccgaagttgcacaaaggagtcccacgtcgccggagaccaacttagaaagtcgtgcaatgcaggttagagtgccgtggaccgaggcttggctgtgcacgaaggatttccaccggaagtgcacaggggccggagtagctgcaaagtcgcggttcccagcaatgcagcccagcgaggtgaggcaaggacttacctccaccaaacttgggctgaagagtcactggactgtgggggtcacttggacagcgtcgctggattcgagggacctcgctcgtcgtgctgagaggagacccaagggaccggtaatgcagctttttggtgcctgcggttgcagggggaagattccgtcgacccacgggagatttctttggagcttctggtgcagagaggaggcagactacccccacagcatgcacaagcaggaaaacagtcgagaaggcggcaggatcagcgttacagagttgcagtagtcgtctttgctactatgttgcaggtttgcaggcttccagcgcggtcagcggtcgattccttatcagaaggtgaagagggagatgcagaggaactcggctgagctcatgcattcgttatctgaagtttccccagagacagagaccctaaatagccagaaaagagggtttggctacctaggagagaggaaaggctactaacacctgaaggagcctatcacaaggagtctctgacgtcacctggtggcactggccactcagagcagtccagtgtgccagcagcacctctgtttccaagatggcagaggtctggagcacactggaggagctctggacacctcccaggggaggtgcaggtcaggggagtggtcactcccctttcctttgtccagtttcacgccagagcaggggctaaggggtccctgaaccggtgtagactggcttatgcagaattgggcacatctgtgcccaacaaagcatttccagaggctgggggaggctactcctcccctgccttcacaccattttccaaagggagagggtgtcacaccctctctcagaggaagttctttgttctgccatcctgggccaggcctggctggaccccaggagggcagctgcctgtctgaggggttggcagcagcagcagctgcagtgaaaccccaggaagggcagtctggcagtaccagggtctgtgctacagaccactgggatcatggaattgtaccaacaatgccaggatggcatagagggggcaattccatgatcatagacatgttacatggccatattcggagttaccatggtgaagctacatataggtagtgacctatatgtagtgcacgcgtgtaatggtgaccccgcactcacaaagttcagtgaattggctctgaacaatgtgggggcaccttggctagtgccagggtgccctcac
It contains:
- the LOC138249615 gene encoding golgin subfamily A member 6-like protein 6 yields the protein MPDSGHTSHAKKDQKREHEQQCLTEDKPLKQRQDRKREHQQQCLTQNTSHKQRPDQKREHQQQCLTQDTSLKQRPDQKREHQQQFLTQDTSLKQWTDQKKEHQQECLTQETSLKQRTDWKREHQQQCLTQDTSLKQCPDQNREHQQQCLTQDTSLKQCPDQKREHQQQCLTQETSLKHQQDRKREHQQQCLSQDTSLKHQQDRKREHQQQSLTQDTSLKQRTDWEREHQRQCLSQDTSLKHQQDRKRKHQQQCLTQDTSLKHQQDRKRKHQQQCLTQDTSLKHQQDRKREHQQQFLTQDTSLKQRTDWKREHQQQCLSHDTSLKQWTDQKKDHQQECLTQETSLKHQQDRKREHQQQCLSQDTSLKHQQDRKREHQQQCLTQDTSLKQRTDWKREHQQQCLSHDTSLKQWQD